One window of the Triticum dicoccoides isolate Atlit2015 ecotype Zavitan chromosome 3B, WEW_v2.0, whole genome shotgun sequence genome contains the following:
- the LOC119279650 gene encoding putative cyclin-dependent kinase F-2, whose amino-acid sequence LTAAGQEPRVHGGKKPRYAFGSISDYEKLEVLGEGTYGQVLKARDRRTGKKVAVKWVHGNRAGGHGPPDIRAITREAGCLGACRGHESIIEILDVATDAETGDVFLVMELVADGRTLRESLWRPVSEDVTRVMMEQLLDAAKKIHGAGIIHRDFKPENVMVGFFGGLKVGDFGSAIRAKPAGVPYEECCVGTLIYTSPEQLEGNRYYSQAVDMWALGCIMAEMLAGGTLFVVETEEELLAEIYKLRDQITSTGKLDLEFFEELSEAGREVLTGLLAFNPAERITAAEALEHRWFRKPKGAEHPGFVSLIS is encoded by the coding sequence ctaacagcgGCGGGACAGGAACCGCGCGTCCATGGCGGCAAGAAGCCCCGATATGCGTTCGGGAGCATCTCCGACTACGAGAAGCTTGAGGTGCTTGGAGAAGGCACCTACGGCCAGGTGCTCAAGGCGCGCGACCGCCGCACCGGCAAGAAAGTCGCCGTCAAGTGGGTCCACGGCAACAGGGCCGGCGGACACGGCCCGCCCGACATCCGCGCGATCACCCGCGAGGCCGGCTGCCTCGGCGCGTGCCGGGGTCACGAGTCGATTATCGAGATCTTGGATGTGGCGACGGATGCCGAGACAGGGGACGTGTTCCTCGTCATGGAGCTCGTGGCCGACGGCCGCACCCTCCGCGAGTCACTCTGGAGGCCTGTATCCGAGGACGTGACCCGCGTGATGATGGAGCAGCTCCTGGATGCTGCAAAGAAGATACATGGAGCCGGCATCATCCATCGGGACTTCAAGCCGGAGAACGTCATGGTCGGCTTCTTCGGCGGGCTCAAGGTTGGTGATTTTGGGTCGGCGATCCGGGCGAAGCCGGCCGGAGTGCCCTATGAGGAGTGCTGTGTCGGCACCCTGATTTACACATCGCCGGAGCAGTTGGAAGGCAACCGATACTACAGCCAGGCCGTGGACATGTGGGCGCTTGGGTGCATCATGGCGGAGATGTTGGCCGGCGGGACCCTCTTCGTGGTGGAGACAGAGGAGGAGCTGCTCGCCGAGATTTACAAGTTGCGAGATCAGATCACTTCTACGGGGAAGCTCGACTTGGAGTTCTTCGAGGAGCTTTCGGAAGCCGGGCGTGAGGTCCTCACCGGCCTGCTTGCTTTCAACCCCGCCGAGAGGATCACGGCGGCAGAAGCGCTCGAGCACCGGTGGTTCAGAAAGCCCAAAGGAGCAGAGCACCCTGGCTTTGTGTCGCTGATAAGTTAA